One window of Channa argus isolate prfri chromosome 4, Channa argus male v1.0, whole genome shotgun sequence genomic DNA carries:
- the LOC137125533 gene encoding uncharacterized protein isoform X5, translating into MDLLWMILLVFLVCAEAQKVTEVKVELGQNVTLNCSGNNSDTLWFTEINSQVRGSIGRSFTNDPSGSQYYVSTFRPKYSAFGNSLLITNITAEDCRLYFCGRRINGSVQFVDTFSLVSDVPVTASTNICEEDDQQQHQNECIIYRCVFLNVFFVSVIICLILVPLCVNKMKKKKQQSNDQPEQIQFSSS; encoded by the exons ATGGATCTGCTTTGGATGATCCTGCTGGTGTTTCTGGTCTGTGCAGAGGCCCAGAAGGTGACGGAGGTCAAAGTGGAGCTGGGTCAGAACGTCACTCTGAACTGTTCAGGGAACAATTCAGACACATTGTGGTTCACAGAGATCAACAGTCAGGTTCGTGGATCCATCGGTCGCTCTTTCACTAATGATCCTTCTGGTTCCCAGTACTACGTTTCTACTTTTAGACCCAAATATTCAGCCTTTGGAAACAGTCTCCTGATCACCAACATCACAGCAGAGGACTGCAGACTGTACTTCTGTGGCAGGAGGATAAATGGCAGCGTTCAGTTTGTGGACACATTCAGTCTGGTCTCAG ATGTTCCTGTTACTGCGTCCACCAACATCTGTGAAGAAGACGACCAACAGCAGCATCAGAACGAGTGCATCATTTACCGCTGTGTCTTCCTGAACGTCTTCTTTGTCTCAGTCATAATCT GTCTGATTCTGGTGCCGCTCTGTGTGaacaagatgaagaagaagaagcagcagagtAATGACCAG cCTGAGCAGATCCAGTTCTCCTCCTCCTGA
- the LOC137125533 gene encoding uncharacterized protein isoform X4: MDLLWMILLVFLVCAEAQKVTEVKVELGQNVTLNCSGNNSDTLWFTEINSQVRGSIGRSFTNDPSGSQYYVSTFRPKYSAFGNSLLITNITAEDCRLYFCGRRINGSVQFVDTFSLVSDVPVTASTNICEEDDQQQHQNECIIYRCVFLNVFFVSVIICLILVPLCVNKMKKKKQQSNDQVNHPDTVQPEQIQFSSS, translated from the exons ATGGATCTGCTTTGGATGATCCTGCTGGTGTTTCTGGTCTGTGCAGAGGCCCAGAAGGTGACGGAGGTCAAAGTGGAGCTGGGTCAGAACGTCACTCTGAACTGTTCAGGGAACAATTCAGACACATTGTGGTTCACAGAGATCAACAGTCAGGTTCGTGGATCCATCGGTCGCTCTTTCACTAATGATCCTTCTGGTTCCCAGTACTACGTTTCTACTTTTAGACCCAAATATTCAGCCTTTGGAAACAGTCTCCTGATCACCAACATCACAGCAGAGGACTGCAGACTGTACTTCTGTGGCAGGAGGATAAATGGCAGCGTTCAGTTTGTGGACACATTCAGTCTGGTCTCAG ATGTTCCTGTTACTGCGTCCACCAACATCTGTGAAGAAGACGACCAACAGCAGCATCAGAACGAGTGCATCATTTACCGCTGTGTCTTCCTGAACGTCTTCTTTGTCTCAGTCATAATCT GTCTGATTCTGGTGCCGCTCTGTGTGaacaagatgaagaagaagaagcagcagagtAATGACCAGGTGAACCACCCAGACACTGTGCAG cCTGAGCAGATCCAGTTCTCCTCCTCCTGA